In a genomic window of Cyprinus carpio isolate SPL01 chromosome A10, ASM1834038v1, whole genome shotgun sequence:
- the LOC109068417 gene encoding vacuolar protein sorting-associated protein 26B-like, producing MSFFSFGQTAEIDIVLNDAETRKKVEHKTEDGKRDKYFLFYDGETVSGKVNVTLKNPGKRLEHQGIKIEFIGQIELYFDRGNHHEFVSLVKDLARPGEMAQSQTFDFEFTHVEKPYESYTGQNVKLRYFLRATISRRLNDICKEMDIVVHTLSTYPELNSSIKMEVGIEDCLHIEFEYNKSKYHLKDVIVGKIYFLLVRIKIKHMEIDIIKRETTGTGPNVYHENDTIAKYEIMDGAPVRGESIPIRLFLAGYEMTPTMRDINKKFSVRYYLNLVLIDEEERRYFKQQEITLWRKGDIVRKSMSHQAAIASQRFEGSASSEKALSQAKEEDD from the exons ATGAGCTTCTTCAGTTTCGGACAAACTGCTGAAATTGACATAGTTCTAAATGATGCCGAGACGAGAAAAAAGGTCGAGCACAAAACAGAGGACGGGAAAAGGGATAAATACTTCCTGTTTTACGATGGAGAGACAGTCTCTGGGAAAGTCAACGTAACTCTAAAGAACCCAGGCAAGAGGCTCGAGCATCAAGGGATCAAAATAGAATTTATCGGGCAAATCG AATTGTACTTCGACAGAGGTAACCATCATGAGTTTGTCTCTCTGGTTAAGGATTTAGCTCGGCCTGGAGAAATGGCTCAATCTCAGACCTTTGATTTTGAGTTCACACACGTGGAGAAACCGTACGAGTCCTACACAGGCCAGAATGTAAAACTACG CTATTTCCTGCGGGCGACCATCAGCAGGAGACTTAATGACATCTGCAAAGAGATGGACATTGTAGTGCACACACTCAGCACATATCCAGAGCTCAACTCCTCCATAAAGATGGAGGTGGGAATTGAGGACTGTCTGCACATTGAGTTTGAGTACAACAAGTCCAA GTATCACCTGAAAGATGTGATTGTAGGAAAGATCTATTTCCTGTTGGTGCGAATTAAGATCAAACACATGGAGATTGATATTATTAAACGGGAGACTACAGGGACAGGGCCAAATGTGTACCATGAAAATGACACCATTGCAAAATACGAGATAATGGATGGAGCACCTGTACGAG GTGAATCCATCCCTATCCGTCTTTTTCTGGCTGGGTACGAGATGACGCCCACCATGAGGGACATTAATAAGAAATTCTCTGTTCGTTATTACCTGAATCTTGTACTCATTGATGAAGAAGAGAGACGTTACTTCAAGCAACAG GAGATTACGCTATGGAGAAAGGGAGACATTGTGAGGAAAAGCATGTCCCATCAAGCTGCCATCGCCTCGCAGCGCTTCGAGGGCTCGGCGAGCTCAGAGAAAGCACTCTCTCAAGCTAAAGAGGAGGACGACTAA